One Pogoniulus pusillus isolate bPogPus1 chromosome 10, bPogPus1.pri, whole genome shotgun sequence genomic window carries:
- the POU4F2 gene encoding POU domain, class 4, transcription factor 2, protein MMMSLSSKQPFGLPHGGSGGGSLHETKYSALHTASPCPSAAAPAASSPSSTGTGGSAGRGSGSGPGSSSGSGGSGSGSGSGPGGSGSGAEAMRRACLPAPPSNIFGGLDESLLARAEALAAVDIVSPSKSHHHHPPHHSPFKPDATYHTMNTIPCTSAASSSSVPISHPSALSGTHHHHHHHHHHHHQPHQALEGELLEHLTPGLALGAMAAPDGAVVSTPGHAPHMAGMNPMHPAALGMAHAHGLPAHMGCMSDVDADPRDLEAFAERFKQRRIKLGVTQADVGSALANLKIPGVGSLSQSTICRFESLTLSHNNMIALKPILQAWLEEAEKSHREKLAKPELFSGAEKKRKRTSIAAPEKRSLEAYFALQPRPSSEKIAAIAEKLDLKKNVVRVWFCNQRQKQKRMKYSAGI, encoded by the exons ATGATGatgtccctgagcagcaagCAGCCCTTCGGCCTCCCCcacggcggcagcggcggcggcagtcTCCACGAAACCAAGTACTCGGCCCTACACACCGCCTCGCCCtgcccctccgccgccgcccccgccgccagctcccccagcagcaccggCACCGGCGGCTCCGCTGGACGCGGCTCCGGCTCCGGCCCTGGCTCCAGTTCCGGCAGCGGCGGCTCCGGCTCGGGCTCGGGCTCCGGCcccggcggcagcggcagcggcgcgGAGGCGATGCGGAGGGCCTGCCTGCCCGCCCCTCCG AGCAATATATTCGGCGGTCTGGACGAGAGCCTGCTGGCCCGCGCCGAAGCCCTGGCAGCGGTGGACATCGTCTCCCCGAGCAagagccaccaccaccacccaccGCACCACAGCCCCTTCAAGCCGGACGCCACCTATCACACCATGAACACCATCCCCTGCACCTcggccgcctcctcctcctcagtgcCAATCTCCCACCCGTCTGCCCTTTCGGgtacccaccaccaccatcaccatcaccaccaccaccaccatcagccCCACCAGGCGCTGGAAGGGGAACTCTTGGAGCACCTGACGCCGGGGCTGGCGCTGGGGGCTATGGCGGCCCCCGACGGCGCCGTGGTCTCCACGCCGGGCCACGCTCCGCACATGGCCGGCATGAACCCCATGCACCCGGCAGCGCTCGGCATGGCCCACGCCCACGGGCTGCCAGCCCACATGGGCTGCATGAGCGATGTGGACGCCGACCCCCGCGACTTGGAGGCCTTCGCCGAGCGCTTCAAGCAGCGCCGCATCAAGCTGGGGGTGACCCAGGCAGACGTGGGCTCGGCGCTGGCCAACCTGAAAATCCCGGGGGTGGGGTCCCTCAGCCAGAGCACCATCTGCCGCTTCGagtccctcaccctctcccacAACAACATGATCGCCCTCAAGCCCATCTTGCAGGCCTGGCTGGAGGAGGCCGAGAAGTCCCATCGCGAAAAGCTGGCCAAACCCGAGCTCTTCAGCGGTGCGGAGAAGAAGCGCAAGAGGACCTCCATCGCCGCTCCCGAGAAGCGCTCGCTGGAGGCCTACTTCGCCCTCCAGCCCCGGCCCTCCTCCGAGAAGATCGCGGCCATCGCCGAGAAGCTGGACCTCAAGAAGAACGTGGTCCGCGTTTGGTTCTGCAACCAGCGCCAGAAGCAGAAGCGCATGAAGTACTCGGCTGGCATCTGA